The DNA region GTCCAAGAGGTATGCGTGGACGATATTTAAAACTTGCGAATACCAATGCTCGTAGTGCTCTTACGGCGAAAATTAGTCATAAAATGACAGTAAACCAAAGAGTTAAAGAGTTGGAGCTTGAACTTGGTATGCCTCGTATTGAACGAATGGAATGCTTTGATATTAGTCATACGATGGGAGAAAGTACTATAGCATCTTGCGTTGTTTTTAACCGTGAAGGACCAATAAAACAAGAATATCGCCGCTACAATATTGAGGGGATTACTGGAGGTGATGATTATGCGGCCATGGGGCAAGTACTTGATAGACGTTATTCTAAACAACAATATACTGATGAGCAGTGTGCTGAAAAAATCCCTGATGTCATATTTATTGACGGAGGTAAAGGACAGCTCAACAGGGCTTATGAGATAATTCAAAAATATTGGCAAGCGTGGCCCAAGCAACCCGAGTTAATTGGTATCGCGAAAGGCGTCATACGTAAGCCAGGTTTGGAAACACTGATTAAAGTGACGGGTGAGGAATTTAATCTTCCTAGTGATGCTCCTGCATTACATTTGATTCAACATATACGTGATGAGAGTCATAACCACGCCATTGCGGGACATCGAGCAAAACGGGGTAAAACACGTCGTACGAGCTCTTTGGAAGGGATTGAAGGTGTTGGGCCAAAGCGTCGTCAAGCATTATTGAAATATATGGGCGGGATTCAAGAACTGAAACGAGCAACTGTAGAAGAAATAGCCAAAGTACCTAGTATCAGTAAATCTTTGGCAGAAATCATTCATGAAGCATTGAAACCCTAGCCGTTTTAACGCAACATTAAGCCGCACTCTCCAAGAGACGTAATTATGCGATTTACAATACCTAATATGTTAACTTTACTTCGACTCGCGCTAATCCCCGTTTTCGTTGTTATTTTCTATTTGCCTTATGCTTGGGCTCCTTTTGCTGCCGCAATGGTTTTTTGGGTAGCAGGTTTCACCGATTGGCTTGATGGTGTCCTCGCTCGTAAGCTTGGTCAGACAACTCGGTTTGGTGCTTTTTTGGATCCAGTTGCAGATAAAGTAATGGTGGCTGTCGCTTTAATTTTGATCACAGAGCATTATCATTCACTTTGGATAACGATTCCGGCAGCAACTATGATTGCACGAGAGATTATTATTTCCGCATTACGTGAGTGGATGGCTGAAATTGGGAAACGTGCAAGTGTCGCTGTTTCTTGGATTGGAAAATGGAAAACACTTTCGCAAATGTTTGCACTATGGGTATTGATCTGGCGTTACGATGATTGGATGGTATGGATGGGATACGCCGCTTTATATATAGCGACAGCTCTGACTTACTGGTCAATGTATCAGTATTTAAAAGCGGCAAAGGGTGATTTGCTGGCTGGACAAGATGAATAATTATCTAGTTTGAGTGATGAGAGCCTTGCATTTTTGTAAGGCTTTTTTGTTTTAATAAGGTTGAGTTTTTTGGGTTTATGAATGACTAATACCAATCGTATTAATTACTTGATCAGTGTTGTAAATGTCTAGGGCTGAGTGATTTTTATATCAACAGTGTGTTTTTATCGTTTATCTTGTTTACATCGGCGTTTTAAAGAGTGATTTAGTTTGCCTAAATTCATTTTCTAATGGATTAGAACGCATCGTTATTGGGCGCTTTCCACCTTTCAATTGGTTATTTTTGTTAGAAAATTGACCAATATAACGATTTTTGTCTATAAAGCATCCAAACAAATTAAAAATTAAAAAATAATGTTGACGTACCATGCTGAATCCGTAAAATGCCATCCCGTACTCAAGAGGAACTTAATGCAATATCTACGGCAGTATTAATTTTTTCTTCAAGGTAAGGCGCCTTGGCAGAGTGGCTATGCAGCGGATTGCAAATCCGTGGACCTCGGTTCGACTCCGGGAGGCGCCTCCAAATTATCTTGTAAATACACTTGCGACACTAGCTCAGCTGGTAGAGCGCAACCTTGCCAAGGTTGAGGTCACGAGTTCGAGCCTCGTGTGTCGCTCCAAAATTTGTAATATTGAATTTTCGAAAAAGAATAATTCAGTATTAGATGGTGTTCTAACTTTTCGGTTAGGTGCATCGCAATAAAGAATTGCGTGCCCTGGTGGTGGAATTGGTAGACACAAGGGATTTAAAATCCCTCGGCGTTCGCGCTGTGCCGGTTCAAGTCCGGCCCGGGGCACCATCTATTAAAGTCTGTATTTAGTGCAGCAACGCGACACTAGCTCAGCTGGTAGAGCGCAACCTTGCCAAGGTTGAGGTCACGAGTTCGAGCCTCGTGTGTCGCTCCAAATTGAAAGCCCTAACAGAAATGTTAGGGCTTTTTACTTTTTATGGTTTGAAGAAGTCAGTCTCAACTTATTACCTTTATGAAAAGTGACGTAAGGTCTAAATGTATAAAGGTAATAGCGTTGTATACTTTGTGCTATTTAGGAAACCTAAATTTTAATTTATTGATTTAACACAAATAGTTGCAATTTACTCGTTCATTTAGCTTACAAGTGTTTCGTTATTCTTTACGTTTAGGGTAATATCCGCTCAAAACGTAACATCTGTACGCTCAAATGGATAAAACATAATGTCTTCCCTTGATTCTTTCCATATCATTAGATTATTACAACAGCAAAGCGAGAAGAAGCCAGAAATGGTTGCTTTAGAAGGCTTTGACATGCAATCACCATGGAATACGGTTTCATGGAAGCAACTCGAAGAAAAAACCAATAAATTATCAAGGTTTCTTATTCAAATCGGCCTTGAGGTGCAAGGTAAGTGCGCAATTTTATCTCAAAACTGCCCGCAGTGGACTTGTGCTGATCTTGCTGCGTTAAAAGCACGTTTAATTGTTGTTCCCCTTTACCCAACTACGACTTTAGAACAGGCAAAATTTATTCTTGAAAATTCCAGTGTGAAGATTTTATTTGTGGATGATGCACAGCAATATAAAATGGCATGTGATTTACAAAATCTTGTACCTGAGATTAAAACTATTGTTGTCTTTGATAGAGCTGTTGAGTTAAAAGTGGAAGAACAGCATTTTCACTTAGATACGCTTCTAGGTGATGGCTTAGCTATTGATACATCGGTGATGGCGGAATTTGAACAACGTTTATTGAATACAAATTTAGATGATTTAGTGACGCTTATTTATACCTCTGGTACGACAGGAGATCCTAAAGGTGTCATGCTAGATTATCGTAATTTCGCTTCAACGATTTCCCAGCATGATAAAATCTTAGATTTTACTGACCAAGATATATCCTTAGCATTTTTACCTTTGAGTCATGTGTTTGAACGTAGTTGGACATTTTATGTGTTAAGTCGCGGCGGAAAGAATGTGTATTTACAAGATACTAATCGAATTAAGCAAGCGATCAGTGCATGCAAGCCAAGTACGTTGTGTGTTGTCCCTCGGTTTTTAGAAAAGGTTTACAGTGCTATTCAAGAGCAAGCATCAAAAGGAAGTAAGCTCAAACAAACTATTTTCTCTTGGGCAATCAATGTGGGTACTCAGAAATTTGAAGTATCTCAAGACCGAAGAAAAAACTCTTTATGGTTGGTATTGCAATATCGAGTAGCGGATAAACTTGTTTTTAGAAAATTGCAGAATGCACTAGGTGGCCAATTAAAATTTATGCCATGTGGCGGAGCAGCATTAGAAGCCAATGTGGCTAGTTTTTTTCATGCAATAGATATACCCGTGTTATGTGGATATGGCATGACAGAAACTACCGCTACGGTAACGTGTAATACCATAACTAACCGGGTGACTGGATCGAATGGTCAGCCTCTGTCTGGTATGGAGGTAAAACTGGGACTTGATAATGAAATTCTTATCCGTGGGGATACCGTTATGCGAGGTTATTACAATCGACCAGCAGACACTGCCGCAAGTTTTAGTAAAGGGTGGCTAAAAACAGGCGATGCGGGCGAGTTTGACGATAATGGCAATTTATATATTACCGATCGTATTAAAGAATTGATGAAAACTTCGAACGGTAAATATATTGCTCCACAACGTGTGGAAGGCAAAGTAGCTTGTTGCCCCTTTATCGAGCAAGTTGCTATTGTCGCCGATGCGAGAAACTATGTAACAGCATTGATTGTACCGGCTTTTGAAGCACTAGATTCTTGGGCAAAAGAAAAAGGTATTCGATATGAATCACCCCTAGAATTACTTCGTCATAGTCATGTTGTTGAGCATTTTGAGCAGCGATTAAAAGATTTACAACAAGAATTAGCTGGATTTGAAAAAATTAAAAAATTTACGTTGTTGCCTACCGCATTTTCAATAGAAGAAGGGCTAATTACACCAACGCTTAAATTACGTCGGAAAAAAATCTACGAAACTTATGCAAAAGAAATACAAGCGATGTACACAAAAAAAATGGCTTGATTCGGTAGAAATATTAGACGCTATTTATCAAAATAAGTCTAATATAAACAGTTGATTACAAATATATCGTAAAGGGGTAAATAATTAATTTTATTTACCCCTTTAAAATTTATTGCGTTTTAAATAATTTTCGTGGTATTTTCCGCTCCAATCTCAAGGCTCAAAGTTTTACCTTAGGGGGATACGCGTAAGGACATTCAGGCTGATTGTGCCATTACGTATGAGTAGGTACTGCTAACATCGCGTTATCAGTAGACGGGAACCGATGCGACACAATTTACGCATTGTTATAGGAAGCCCAACATTGAATACATTAACCCAGATTTTAAAAATCAGCTTTACACATCTTAACCGCTCAATCGTGACTTTTTTACGTGCGATGGAGTGGACCAATATTACGAGCCTTACTTGTTATAGTGGTGCTCCGTTAAATCGTCGTACTTCAAATATAACCGAACCTTGAATTCCAACCTTTAACTTACTGAATTGCTCTTGCATTTCATGCCTTTAATTATGCTTAAGTTTATAGCTTAAGTAACAAAGGCTGTGTTTAGTTTCTCCAATTTATATCTTGTGAAAGAGTTTATCGGAGTAGGTTGGCTGGCGTTCAGCCCATATTTGTTGTCTATACCGTTTTGAAGGGTTTCCTTAATGACCACTGCTTTTGATTTTGAGCTTAACAATGCTCACACACCATTCACCACCAATATCCCTTATGTTGATGGTGTGTACGGGCTTGAACTTGACCAAGTTTTACTTGATCAAGAACAGCATGAATCTGCGGTTCGTTCTTATCCACGTCGCTTACCGATTGCAATTAAACGTGCTTATGGCGCTTTAGTTGAAGATACCCGTGGCCAGTTATTTTTAGATTGTTTAGCGGGCGCCGGGACTTTGGTTCTTGGCTATAACCATCCTGAAATTAATCAAGCCTTGAAAGAGCAGCTTGATTCGGGTTTGCCGTATCAAACATTGGATATTACTACGCCAGCAAAAGACCGCTTCATAAAGCAAGTTAAAGCTTTTTTACCTCAGGATTTCGCTAAAAATTCAGTGATTCAATTCTGCGGTCCTTCTGGCGCAGATGCAGTAGAAGCGGCAATAAAACTGGCAAAGCAAACTACAGGTCGCAATACCATGGTGGCATTTCGTGGTGCTTATCATGGCATGACTAACGGCACGATGGGCATGATGGGGAACCTTGGCACGAAAGCGCGTCGTACTGGTTTAATGTCCGATGTTCATTTTATGCCTTTTCCATATAGCCTACGCTGCCCATTTGGTATTGGTGGAGATGCAGGCGCGAAGCAAAGTATTCGTTACATTGAACGTATGCTAAATGATGATGAAAGTGGCATTCAAAAGCCAGCGGCTATCATTGTTGAACCGGTTCAAGGCGAGGGTGGTGTTATTCCTGCACCAGCTTTCTGGCTACGTGAGTTGCGCCGTATTACTCAAGAGCATGGCATTTTACTGATTTTTGATGAAATTCAATGCGGTGTCGGTAAAACTGGACATAATTTTGCTTTTGAAGAATCGGGTATTTCACCTGATATTCTGTGTTTGTCCAAGGCGATTGGCGGGGGATTACCCATGTCGATTCTTGTGTTTAATAAAGACATTGATACTTGGAAGCCTGGTGAGCATACCGGTACTTTCCGTGGGAACCAATTGGCGATGGTATCTGGTGCGAAGGCGCTTGAAATCATCCAACGTGATAATTTAGTCGAACACGCTAAAGCCGCAGGTCAATACCTACGTGAAGGGTTAGAAAAAATCCAACGTGAAGTTGGCTGTATCGCGGAAGTTCGTGGTAAAGGATTAATGTTAGGGGCTGAAGTGGTTACCCCAAACGGTGAGCTAAACAAATTTGGCGAACGTATTCCTGCTTCTGAATTAACGTTAAAAATTCAACGTGCATCACTCGAACGTGGTTTGATGATTGAAAAGGGTGGGCGTGATGGTTCGGTATTACGTTTCTTGCCACCGATCATCATTAGTTTTGAACAAATTGATTTTGCATTAAAAACATTGAAAGCGGCGATTATTGCGGCCGGTGGTGGTATTGATCCTGAAAGTCCTCAACAGTTAGACGAAAAATGTGAGCATCAAGATTGGCAACAGTACTTTATTCAAACAGGTGCTAAAGGTGCGGATAGCTTTGAGCAAGCTATGAATCAAACCACTCAAGCTATGAAAGCGGTATTTGAAGCCGTGGATAAGCCTTATTCAGGTATAGATCCACAATTGCTCAAAGCGCAAATTGAAGCAGTGAATTTAGATTCAAGCAACAGTGATTTACAGCAGGTGATCAACAGCACCACCAACTTGGTGGCGAAGAACTCTATTTTTGTTCAGCACCCAAATTGCATTGCGCATTTGCACACGCCGCCATTAGTCCCTGCGATTGCGGCAGAAGCGATGATTGCTTCTTTGAATCAATCAATGGATTCATGGGATCAAGCCTCTGCGGCGACTTATGTTGAGCAGAGAGTATCGGATTGGTTATGTGCGAAATATGAATTAGGCGATAAAGCCGATGGCGTGTTCACCAGTGTTGGAACGCAAAGTAACCAAATGGGGTTGTTACTTGCTCGTGACTGGATTGCCGATAAATTAAGCCAACATTCAATTCAAAAGTTAGGCTTGCCTGAGTACGCCGACAAATTGCGCATTGTATGTTCTAAAAAATCACACTTTACCGTCCAAAAAACCGCGTCTTTAATGGGGCTAGGTGAAGCTGCTGTTGTCTGTGTTGATACTCATAATGATGGCACGATTAACACAGATGCGATGGCGGAAGTCTTAAACCAATTAAAAGCAGAAGGTTTAATTCCATTTGCAATGGTAGGTACTGCCGGTACGACCGATCATGGTGCGATTGATGATTTAAATACTTTAGCTGATTTAGCATTGGCTCATGATATTTGGTTCCACGTTGATGGTGCTTACGGTGGCGCGTTAATTCTAAGTAGTCATAAAAACCGCTTAGCGGGTATTGAGCGTGCTCAATCAATCAGTGTTGATTTCCATAAGCTGTTTTATCAACCAATTAGCTGTGGCGCAGTATTGCTAAAAGACAAAGCGAACTTTAAATACTTATTGCATCACGCGGATTACCTAAACCGTGAAACCGATGAACTGCCAAACTTAGTCGACAAATCAATGGCAACCACACGTCGTTTTGATGCACTCAAAGTATTTATGACCATGCAAAGTGTGGGTACACAAGCGCTTGGTGACATGTACGATCATTTAATTGAACAGACTCAACAGGTCGCTCAATTAGTGGCAAACAATGCCGCATTTGAACTACTGGCGCCACCAGCATTATCTACCGTATTGATGCGTTACAGTAATGCAAATTTGACTGTAGAAGCGCAAGATGCTCTTAACCGTAAGATCCGCATTGAAGCGTTAATTCGTGGTATTGCCGTATTAGGTGAAACTACGGTGGATGGTAAAGCAGCATTGAAGTTTACGATTTTGAATCCATGTCTCAAATTGTCTGATTTTGAAAAACTGCTCAATGAGATAAATGAATTAGCGCAAGTGTTAACCAGCGAAGGTTCATTACGTTAGTTATTATTACGCCTTACTATTGAATGATGGTAGGGCGTAAATTTTTATTTAAATATTAACTTTGGATTATTCAGGATTGATATCCAATAAAATACATATTTTCACTATTTAGGTTTGCAATAGTGAAGTCTAAACATTAAGAAGGAAGGTGCATAAAAAATGTCTATTTTACAAATTGGTGCTGGTGGTGTTGGTTGGGTTGTTGCTCATAAAGCGGCTCAAAATAATGATGTTCTTGGTGATATTACTTTAGCCTCTCGTACGATAGGCAAGTGCGAGAAAATTATTGAGTCAATTAAGGGAAAGAACAACTTAAAAGATTCCTCTAAAAAATTAGAAGCTCGATTTGTAGATGCTGACGATGTTGCCTCTTTAGTCGCATTAATTAATGAAGTAAAACCTGACTTGGTTATTAATGCTGGTCCTCCTTGGGTTAACGTCACCATTATGGAGGCGTGTTACCAAACAAAAGTGTCTTACCTTGATACATCCGTTGCGGTCGATTTATGCAGTGAAGGCCAACAAGTGCCAGAAGCATACGATCCACAATGGGCATTTCGTGAAAAATTTGCACAAGCGGGTATTACCGGCATTTTAGGCGCAGGTTTTGATCCTGGTGTGGTGAGTGTCTTTGCCGCTTACGCGGTGAAACACTTATTTGATGAAATTGACACCATTGATGTAATGGATGTGAATGCTGGCGATCACGGTAAGAAGTTTGCGACCAACTTTGACCCAGAAACTAATATGTTAGAAATCCAAGGGGATTCTTTTTATTGGGAAAATGGTGAGTGGAAACAAGTGGCTTGTCACACTCGTATGCTTGAATTTGATTTTCCGAATTGTGGTGAGTTTAAAGTGTACTCAATGGCGCATGATGAAGTTCGTTCAATGCAGGAGTTCATTCCAGCTAAGCGCATCGAATTCTGGATGGGTTTTGGGGATACTTATTTAAACTACTTCAACTGCATGAAAGATATAGGCTTGCTAAGCCCAGATCCTGTTACCTTGCAAGATGGTACTGTGGTTGAACCATTAAAAGTATTAAAAGCGTTATTGCCTGATCCAACCTCTTTAGCTCCGGGCTATACGGGGAAAACCTGTATTGGTACTTGGGTGCAAGGCACAAAAGATGGCAAAGCTCGTAGTGTATTTATTTATAATAATGCGGATCACGAAGTGGCTTACCAAGATGTTGAGCACCAAGCGATTGCTTATACCACGGGAGTTCCTGCTATTACTGCAGCATTACAATACTTTAATGGTAGTTGGAATCAAGCGGGCGTGTTTAACATGGAACAACTTGATCCTGATATGTTCTTAGAGACGATGCCAAAAATAGGTCTTGATTGGCATGTTCAAGAACTAGAGCCGGGTCAGCCTAAGATTAATATCTTAAAATAAACGTTACCGAATTATCTATTGAAAAAACAGCCATGTGACTATCTCATGGCTGTTTGTTTATCACTCCTTATTGATTGAGAACTTTCTATGCAAAACAATCTCCCAACCCCTTATTTCATGATTGATGAAGATAAGCTGATCCATAATCTTGAAATTGCTAAAAAACTCAAAGAATTAAGCGGTGTAAAGCTGGTACTCGCCCTTAAATGTTTCTCGACTTGGGGCGTATTTGACGTTATTAAGCCTTATTTAGATGGCACAACGAGTAGCGGCCCTTATGAAGTTAAGCTTGGTTACGAAACCTTTGGTAAAGAAACACACGCTTATAGTGTGGGTTACAGCGAAGACGATGTAAAATCAGTCGTCGGTATGTGTGATAAGATGATTTTCAATTCATTAAGTCAACTTGATGCCCATCGTCATTTAGTGGAAGGTAAGGCATCAATTGGCGTGCGTTTAAATCCCGGTGTGAGCCGTGCAGGGCAAGACTTAGCGGATCCCGCTCGTCAATTCTCACGTTTAGGGGTTCAAGAAGATCAATTAAATGCGGAACTATTTGATTCTCTTGATGGTGTGATGTTTCACATGAACTGTGAGAATAAATCTGCCGACGACTTTATCTCTTTACTAGACAGTATTTCACAACGTTTCGGCACTTATCTCGATAAGCTAGATTGGGTAAGTTTAGGCGGTGGGGTGTTTTTTACTTGGCCGGGTTATGAGGTTGAAAAACTCGCACAAGCCTTAAAGCAGTTTAGTGAGAAACATGGTGTTCAACTCTATTTAGAGCCGGGCGAAGCCATCATTACCAAAACCGCTGATCTAGTGGTGACGGTGGTTGATGTGGTTGAAAACGGCATGAAAACAGCGATTGTGGACTCTGCCACTGAAGCGCATCGCCTTGATACTTTGATATACAATGAACCTGCCACCATTGGTGAAGCCACAGAAAATGGTGAGTTTGAGTATGTGATCGGTTCGTGTTCTTGCCTTGCCGGGGATCAATTTTGCGTGGCGAAATTTGATAAGCCTTTAGAAATTGGACAACGTTTGCATATTATTGATAGTGCAGGTTATACCATGGTGAAGTTAAATTGGTTTAATGGGTTAAAAATGCCAAGCGTGTATTACA from Vibrio casei includes:
- a CDS encoding carboxynorspermidine synthase, which produces MSILQIGAGGVGWVVAHKAAQNNDVLGDITLASRTIGKCEKIIESIKGKNNLKDSSKKLEARFVDADDVASLVALINEVKPDLVINAGPPWVNVTIMEACYQTKVSYLDTSVAVDLCSEGQQVPEAYDPQWAFREKFAQAGITGILGAGFDPGVVSVFAAYAVKHLFDEIDTIDVMDVNAGDHGKKFATNFDPETNMLEIQGDSFYWENGEWKQVACHTRMLEFDFPNCGEFKVYSMAHDEVRSMQEFIPAKRIEFWMGFGDTYLNYFNCMKDIGLLSPDPVTLQDGTVVEPLKVLKALLPDPTSLAPGYTGKTCIGTWVQGTKDGKARSVFIYNNADHEVAYQDVEHQAIAYTTGVPAITAALQYFNGSWNQAGVFNMEQLDPDMFLETMPKIGLDWHVQELEPGQPKINILK
- a CDS encoding pyridoxal phosphate-dependent class III aminotransferase, producing the protein MTTAFDFELNNAHTPFTTNIPYVDGVYGLELDQVLLDQEQHESAVRSYPRRLPIAIKRAYGALVEDTRGQLFLDCLAGAGTLVLGYNHPEINQALKEQLDSGLPYQTLDITTPAKDRFIKQVKAFLPQDFAKNSVIQFCGPSGADAVEAAIKLAKQTTGRNTMVAFRGAYHGMTNGTMGMMGNLGTKARRTGLMSDVHFMPFPYSLRCPFGIGGDAGAKQSIRYIERMLNDDESGIQKPAAIIVEPVQGEGGVIPAPAFWLRELRRITQEHGILLIFDEIQCGVGKTGHNFAFEESGISPDILCLSKAIGGGLPMSILVFNKDIDTWKPGEHTGTFRGNQLAMVSGAKALEIIQRDNLVEHAKAAGQYLREGLEKIQREVGCIAEVRGKGLMLGAEVVTPNGELNKFGERIPASELTLKIQRASLERGLMIEKGGRDGSVLRFLPPIIISFEQIDFALKTLKAAIIAAGGGIDPESPQQLDEKCEHQDWQQYFIQTGAKGADSFEQAMNQTTQAMKAVFEAVDKPYSGIDPQLLKAQIEAVNLDSSNSDLQQVINSTTNLVAKNSIFVQHPNCIAHLHTPPLVPAIAAEAMIASLNQSMDSWDQASAATYVEQRVSDWLCAKYELGDKADGVFTSVGTQSNQMGLLLARDWIADKLSQHSIQKLGLPEYADKLRIVCSKKSHFTVQKTASLMGLGEAAVVCVDTHNDGTINTDAMAEVLNQLKAEGLIPFAMVGTAGTTDHGAIDDLNTLADLALAHDIWFHVDGAYGGALILSSHKNRLAGIERAQSISVDFHKLFYQPISCGAVLLKDKANFKYLLHHADYLNRETDELPNLVDKSMATTRRFDALKVFMTMQSVGTQALGDMYDHLIEQTQQVAQLVANNAAFELLAPPALSTVLMRYSNANLTVEAQDALNRKIRIEALIRGIAVLGETTVDGKAALKFTILNPCLKLSDFEKLLNEINELAQVLTSEGSLR
- the pgsA gene encoding CDP-diacylglycerol--glycerol-3-phosphate 3-phosphatidyltransferase, coding for MRFTIPNMLTLLRLALIPVFVVIFYLPYAWAPFAAAMVFWVAGFTDWLDGVLARKLGQTTRFGAFLDPVADKVMVAVALILITEHYHSLWITIPAATMIAREIIISALREWMAEIGKRASVAVSWIGKWKTLSQMFALWVLIWRYDDWMVWMGYAALYIATALTYWSMYQYLKAAKGDLLAGQDE
- a CDS encoding AMP-dependent synthetase/ligase, with the translated sequence MSSLDSFHIIRLLQQQSEKKPEMVALEGFDMQSPWNTVSWKQLEEKTNKLSRFLIQIGLEVQGKCAILSQNCPQWTCADLAALKARLIVVPLYPTTTLEQAKFILENSSVKILFVDDAQQYKMACDLQNLVPEIKTIVVFDRAVELKVEEQHFHLDTLLGDGLAIDTSVMAEFEQRLLNTNLDDLVTLIYTSGTTGDPKGVMLDYRNFASTISQHDKILDFTDQDISLAFLPLSHVFERSWTFYVLSRGGKNVYLQDTNRIKQAISACKPSTLCVVPRFLEKVYSAIQEQASKGSKLKQTIFSWAINVGTQKFEVSQDRRKNSLWLVLQYRVADKLVFRKLQNALGGQLKFMPCGGAALEANVASFFHAIDIPVLCGYGMTETTATVTCNTITNRVTGSNGQPLSGMEVKLGLDNEILIRGDTVMRGYYNRPADTAASFSKGWLKTGDAGEFDDNGNLYITDRIKELMKTSNGKYIAPQRVEGKVACCPFIEQVAIVADARNYVTALIVPAFEALDSWAKEKGIRYESPLELLRHSHVVEHFEQRLKDLQQELAGFEKIKKFTLLPTAFSIEEGLITPTLKLRRKKIYETYAKEIQAMYTKKMA
- the nspC gene encoding carboxynorspermidine decarboxylase; the protein is MQNNLPTPYFMIDEDKLIHNLEIAKKLKELSGVKLVLALKCFSTWGVFDVIKPYLDGTTSSGPYEVKLGYETFGKETHAYSVGYSEDDVKSVVGMCDKMIFNSLSQLDAHRHLVEGKASIGVRLNPGVSRAGQDLADPARQFSRLGVQEDQLNAELFDSLDGVMFHMNCENKSADDFISLLDSISQRFGTYLDKLDWVSLGGGVFFTWPGYEVEKLAQALKQFSEKHGVQLYLEPGEAIITKTADLVVTVVDVVENGMKTAIVDSATEAHRLDTLIYNEPATIGEATENGEFEYVIGSCSCLAGDQFCVAKFDKPLEIGQRLHIIDSAGYTMVKLNWFNGLKMPSVYYKRSNDDIQKLNEFGYDDFKRSLSQWSVH